The following coding sequences lie in one Salvelinus fontinalis isolate EN_2023a chromosome 21, ASM2944872v1, whole genome shotgun sequence genomic window:
- the LOC129818726 gene encoding tricarboxylate transport protein B, mitochondrial-like, protein MSTNPTFVSPFHRPHCLAAAAPPAGKAKLTHPGKAILAGGIAGGIEICITFPTEYVKTQLQLDEKANPPRYKGIVDCVKQTVDGYGVRGLYRGLSSLLYGSIPKAAVRFGVFEFLSNKMRDESGKLDSTRGLLCGLGAGVAEAVVVVCPMETVKVKFIHDQSSANPKYRGFFHGVREIVRTEGLRGTYQGLTATVLKQGSNQAIRFYVMTSLRNWYKGDDPNKAINPLVTGAFGAFAGAVSVFGNTPLDVIKTRMQGLEAHKYKNTLDCAVKIMKHEGPKAFYKGTVPRLGRVCMDVAIVFIIYEEVVKVLNKVWKTD, encoded by the exons ATGTCCACGAATCCCACATTTGTGAGTCCATTCCACAGACCCCACTGTTTGGCCGCCGCCGCTCCCCCAGCAGGAAAAGCCAAACTCACCCACCCTGGCAAAGCCATTCTAGCAG gtggtaTTGCTGGAGGAATAGAGATCTGTATTACATTCCCTACAGAGTATGTGAAGACTCAGCTGCAGTTGGATGAGAAGGCCAACCCTCCCAGATATAAAGGCATTG TTGACTGTGTGAAGCAGACGGTAGATGGTTATGGGGTGAGGGGTCTGTACAGAGGGCTCAGCTCATTGCTCTATGGCTCCATACCCAAAGCAGctgtcag gttTGGTGTGTTTGAGTTCCTCAGTAATAAGATGCGTGATGAGAGTGGGAAGCTGGACAGTACCCGGGGTCTTCTCTGTGGGCTGGGAGCTGGAGTGGCTGAGGCTGTGGTGGTGGTCTGCCCCATGGAGAcggtcaag GTAAAGTTTATCCATGACCAATCGTCAGCCAACCCAAAGTACCGGGGATTCTTCCATGGAGTCAGGGAGATCGTCAGAACAGAAG GTCTGAGGGGGACGTACCAGGGTCTGACAGCCACGGTACTGAAACAGGGATCCAACCAGGCCATCCGCTTCTACGTCATGACATCTCTAAGGAACTGGTACAAAG gtGATGACCCTAACAAGGCCATTAACCCTCTGGTCACGGGAGCATTCGGAGCCTTCGCTGGAGCTGTCAGTGTGTTTGGAAACACTCCTCTGGATGTCATCAAAACCAGGATGCAG GGTCTGGAGGCTCACAAGTACAAAAACACCCTGGACTGTGCCGTCAAGATCATGAAGCATGAGGGACCTAAAGC GTTCTATAAGGGTACAGTCCCCAGGCTGGGCAGGGTGTGTATGGACGTAGCCATCGTCTTCATAATCTACGAGGAGGTGGTGAAGGTCCTTAACAAAGTTTGGAAGACGGACTGA